From one Papio anubis isolate 15944 chromosome 12, Panubis1.0, whole genome shotgun sequence genomic stretch:
- the CCND1 gene encoding G1/S-specific cyclin-D1, translated as MEHQLLCCEVETIRRAYPDANLLNDRVLRAMLKAEETCAPSVSYFKCVQKEVLPSMRKIVATWMLEVCEEQKCEEEVFPLAMNYLDRFLSLEPVKKSRLQLLGATCMFVASKMKETIPLTAEKLCIYTDNSIRPEELLQMELLLVNKLKWNLAAMTPHDFIEHFLSKMPEAEENKQIIRKHAQTFVALCATDVKFISNPPSMVAAGSVVAAVQGLNLGSPNNFLSYYRLTRFLSRVIKCDPDCLRACQEQIEALLESSLRQAQQNMDPKAAEEEEEEEEEVDLACTPTDVRDVDI; from the exons ATGGAACACCAGCTCCTGTGCTGCGAAGTGGAAACCATCCGCCGCGCGTACCCCGATGCCAACCTCCTCAACGACCGGGTGCTGCGGGCCATGCTGAAGGCGGAGGAGACCTGCGCGCCCTCGGTGTCCTACTTCAAATGTGTGCAGAAGGAGGTCCTGCCGTCCATGCGGAAGATCGTCGCCACCTGGATGCTGGAG GTCTGCGAGGAGCAGAAGTGCGAGGAGGAGGTCTTCCCGCTGGCCATGAACTACCTGGACCGCTTCCTGTCGCTGGAGCCCGTGAAAAAGAGCCGCCTGCAGCTGCTGGGGGCCACCTGCATGTTCGTGGCCTCTAAGATGAAGGAGACCATCCCCCTGACGGCCGAGAAGCTGTGCATCTACACCGACAACTCCATCCGGCCCGAGGAGCTGCTG CAAATGGAGCTGCTCCTGGTGAACAAGCTCAAGTGGAACCTGGCCGCCATGACCCCGCACGATTTCATCGAACACTTCCTTTCCAAAATGCCAGAGGCGGAGGAGAACAAACAGATCATCCGCAAACACGCGCAGACCTTCGTTGCCCTCTGTGCCACAG ATGTGAAGTTCATTTCCAATCCACCCTCCATGGTGGCAGCGGGGAGCGTGGTGGCCGCAGTGCAAGGCCTGAACCTGGGGAGCCCCAACAACTTCCTGTCCTACTATCGCCTCACACGCTTCCTCTCCAGAGTGATCAAGTGTGACCCG GACTGCCTCCGGGCCTGCCAGGAGCAGATCGAAGCCCTGCTGGAGTCAAGCCTGCGCCAGGCCCAGCAGAACATGGACCCCAAGGCCGccgaggaggaagaagaggaggaggaggaggtggaccTGGCTTGCACACCCACCGACGTGCGGGATGTGGATATCTGA